A window from Leifsonia shinshuensis encodes these proteins:
- a CDS encoding citrate synthase: MATASLSYPGGTAEFPIRPSVDGASSIDFSSLTKQTGLTSLDYGFVNTAATRSSITYIDGEQGILRYRGYPIEQLAEKSTFLEVAWLLIHGELPSETELADFDERIRRHTLLHEDLRRFFDALPHDAHPMSVLSSAVSALSTFYQDSLSVSDPEQVELSTIRLLAKLPVIAAYAHKKSLGQAFLYPDNSLSFVDNFLRLNFGTLAEPYEVNPVLSRALERLLILHEDHEQNASTSTVRLVGSTQANLFASVSAGINALYGPLHGGANEAVLQMLAGIRDSGESVQKFVERVKNKESGVKLMGFGHRVYKNFDPRAKLVKQSADEVLEALGVHDPLLDIAKELEEVALADQYFIDRKLYPNVDFYTGVIYKAMGFPTRMFTVLFAIGRLPGWIAHWREMNLDPQTKIGRPQQLYVGSPERTLDR; encoded by the coding sequence CTGGCGACCGCGTCGCTCAGCTACCCGGGCGGCACGGCCGAGTTCCCCATCCGGCCGAGCGTCGACGGCGCGTCGAGCATCGACTTCTCGTCGCTGACCAAGCAGACCGGGCTCACCAGCCTCGACTACGGCTTCGTCAACACGGCGGCCACCCGCTCGTCGATCACCTACATCGACGGCGAGCAGGGCATCCTGCGCTACCGCGGCTACCCGATCGAGCAGCTGGCCGAGAAGTCGACCTTCCTCGAGGTGGCGTGGCTGCTGATCCACGGCGAGCTGCCGTCGGAGACCGAGCTGGCCGACTTCGACGAGCGCATCCGCCGTCACACGCTCCTCCACGAGGACCTGCGCCGTTTCTTCGACGCCCTGCCGCACGACGCGCACCCGATGTCGGTGCTCTCGAGCGCGGTGTCGGCCCTGTCGACCTTCTACCAGGACTCGCTCAGCGTCAGCGACCCGGAGCAGGTGGAGCTGTCGACCATCCGGCTCCTCGCCAAGCTGCCGGTGATCGCCGCGTACGCGCACAAGAAGAGCCTCGGCCAGGCGTTCCTCTACCCGGACAACTCGCTGAGTTTCGTCGACAACTTCCTGCGCCTCAACTTCGGCACCCTCGCCGAGCCGTACGAGGTCAACCCGGTGCTGTCCCGCGCCCTGGAGCGCCTGCTCATCCTGCACGAGGACCACGAGCAGAACGCCTCCACCTCGACGGTGCGGCTGGTCGGCTCCACCCAGGCGAACCTGTTCGCGTCCGTCTCGGCCGGCATCAACGCCCTCTACGGCCCGCTGCACGGCGGCGCCAACGAGGCGGTGCTGCAGATGCTCGCGGGCATCCGCGACTCGGGCGAGAGCGTCCAGAAGTTCGTGGAGCGGGTCAAGAACAAGGAGTCCGGCGTCAAGCTGATGGGCTTCGGTCACCGCGTCTACAAGAACTTCGACCCGCGCGCCAAGCTCGTGAAGCAGTCCGCCGACGAGGTGCTCGAGGCGCTCGGCGTGCACGACCCGCTGCTCGACATCGCCAAGGAGCTCGAAGAGGTCGCGCTCGCGGACCAGTACTTCATCGACCGCAAGCTGTATCCGAACGTCGACTTCTACACGGGCGTCATCTACAAGGCCATGGGCTTCCCGACCCGGATGTTCACGGTCCTGTTCGCCATCGGCCGCCTCCCGGGCTGGATCGCCCACTGGCGCGAGATGAACCTCGACCCGCAGACGAAGATCGGCCGCCCGCAGCAGCTCTACGTCGGTTCGCCGGAGCGCACGCTCGACCGCTGA